The following are encoded together in the Bradysia coprophila strain Holo2 unplaced genomic scaffold, BU_Bcop_v1 contig_94, whole genome shotgun sequence genome:
- the LOC119084983 gene encoding zinc finger CCCH domain-containing protein 18 isoform X9 — protein MDSDDSRPGSSASNSSSSSNTSKPASPSFRASRSKSKSSGSRSSSASSDAAPSSPINGRQSISPVANHEIKSVSPIDDANNRSRSQSRESIRSQSSDGSRQSGRNSPTDRSVSRNQSISPARNRSESKSSVSSVSDNDDDKDDLQNGEKRMDGPRAISHEDLSDVSDLESPLSQHDDDEKGDEHENDDDELEKRTITDLRQKLDERKNQLKAIDDEKINTSPTKMEIAEKKNDEDALDFEAEEGECNEIIHEDKSETKEEEKKDTDGEVEEGEELEEGEVSDEDEKRPEETEPKPVCRFYTRGQCTWGMSCRFLHPGVTDTGNYSMFDMVRPVPIPHSGPYPPTGFHDYRNDRPPLHHGMPAHHSGFGAPNRPPVAENASESAWERGLRTAKEMMRKAIKRKEQDMDFEDKKMNLSAAQDELEKDNYYTRDRASPESLQGSPKYLPPKAAHFEAGYSPPPKYPPRVPFGDEYGSPVRYRELPPHRMPQYENDRRIRPAREVIVQREPIGRGDEWNDPWMRSKSPGRGDKRGRRDRRSYSSNSSYSSSSSSRSGSSNSASSRSPSPNAKRRRFNSEQSGGRKSPISARRHAKRSPSPKRRHSPIPPPDAVFDNKNKDFRNHPASNKRPHAESIKSKMNAFRIPKISSIVHATNAFKFLDIEQSRSGHRRHSRPKAITKSQDHAKPKTGNIVRLNLSGAQRTYCVTEPTAQVFISCSLGHCLKRIVGLKAK, from the exons ATGGATAGCGACGACTCAAGACCAGGCTCTTCAGCCTCGAATTCGTCATCTTCGTCGAATACTTCAAAGCCAGCATCACCCTCATTCCGTGCATCTCGTTCTAAATCGAAATCGAGTGGTTCCCGATCTTCGTCCGCTTCAAGTGATGCGGCTCCATCATCGCCAATCAATGGTCGACAAAGCATTAGCCCAGTGGCCAACCATGAAATAAAATCCGTATCGCCGATCGACGACGCGAATAATCGGTCCCGATCCCAATCGAGAGAATCGATTCGTTCACAATCATCTGATGGCAGTCGTCAGTCAGGCCGAAACAGTCCGACGGACCGATCGGTGTCTAGGAATCAATCGATATCACCAGCACGGAACAGAAGCGAATCGAAGAGCTCTGTGTCCAGTGTTAGTGATAACGACGATGATAAGGATGATTTGCAGAATGGCGAGAAGAGGATGGATGGACCCCGTGCCATAAGTCACGAGGATTTGAGTGATGTTAGCGACTTGGAAAGCCCGTTGTCACAGCACGATGACGACGAAAAAGGAGATGAACACGAAAAC GATGACGATGAGCTCGAAAAACGGACAATAACCGACCTGAGACAGAAATTAGATGAAAGGAAAAATCAGCTGAAAGCCATCGACGACGAGAAAATCAACACATCGCcaacaaaaatggaaattgccgaaaagaaaaacgatgaGGACGCTCTCGACTTCGAGGCAGAAGAGGGCGAATGCAATGAAATCATTCACGAAGAcaaaagtgaaacaaaagaagaagagaaaaaggaCACGGATGGCGAAGTCGAAGAGGGAGAAGAACTGGAAGAAGGTGAAGTTAGCGATGAGGACGAGAAACGCCCAGAAGAAACAGAACCGAAACCAGTCTGCCGATTTTACACACGTGGTCAGTGTACATGGGGCATGAGTTGCAGATTCCTACATCCTGGCGTTACAGACACCGGAAACTATTCCATGTTTGACATGGTTCGGCCAGTTCCTATACCACACTCGGGTCCTTACCCACCAACTGGATTCCACGATTATCGCAACGATCGTCCACCTTTGCATCATGGCATGCCAGCACATCATTCTGGTTTCGGAGCACCGAACCGACCACCAGTTGCTGAAAACGCTTCGGAGAGTGCATGGGAACGGGGTCTTCGCACAGCAAAAGAAATGATGAGAAAGGCCATCAAGCGAAAGGAACAGGACATGGACTTCGAAGACAAGAAGATGAATCTCTCAGCGGCACAAGATGAATTGGAGAAAGACAATTACTACACGCGTGATCGTGCGTCTCCCGAA TCATTGCAGGGATCACCAAAATATCTGCCACCGAAAGCTGCACATTTCGAGGCTGGCTACAGTCCACCACCCAAATATCCTCCACGCGTACCATTCGGCGATGAATACGGTAGTCCGGTGCGTTACCGAGAATTGCCACCGCACAGAATGCCACAGTATGAGAATGAT CGTCGCATTCGTCCAGCCAGAGAAGTGATTGTGCAGCGAGAACCGATTGGTCGCGGTGACGAATGGAACGATCCGTGGATGCGATCAAAGTCTCCGGGACGTGGTGACAAACGGGGTCGACGTGATCGTCGCAGTTACAGCAGCAATTCATCGTACAGCAGTTCTAG TTCATCTCGTTCGGGCAGCAGCAATTCGGCATCAAGCCGTTCACCTTCACCGAATGCTAAGCGCCGACGATTCAACAGTGAACAGAGCGGTGGACGCAAATCGCCAATTTCGGCGAGACGACATGCGAAACGATCACCGTCACCGAAACGTCGCCATTCACCAA TACCGCCACCGGATGCCgtttttgataacaaaaataaagatttccGAAATCATCCGGCATCGAACAAACGACCGCATGCAG AGTCAATCAAGTCCAAAATGAATGCATTCCGAATCCCCAAAATCAGttccattgtgcatgcaacGAATGCGTTTAAGTTCCTTGACATCGAACAGTCTCGTTCCGGTCACAGACGGCATTCACGTCCAAAGGCGATTACGAAAAGTCAAGACCATGCCAAACCGAAAACAGGTAACATTGTTCGTCTTAATTTGTCTGGTGCCCAGCGTACCTACTGTGTTACAGAACCGACAGCTCAGGTATTCATCAGTTGCTCATTAGGCCACTGTTTGAAACGTATCGTTGGCTTAAAGGCAAAATAA